One Rhipicephalus microplus isolate Deutch F79 unplaced genomic scaffold, USDA_Rmic scaffold_12, whole genome shotgun sequence DNA segment encodes these proteins:
- the LOC142783768 gene encoding THAP domain-containing protein 1-like, translated as MPGCCAYGCRNRTTDEKKFFSIPRGDDNISRRKIWLHRIGRKDFVPTENTRLGEDHFDVEEFEPLILQSYGQKKLKPYATPSIFTHLNYKTSTFS; from the exons ATGCCGGGCTGCTGCGCCTATGGTTGCCGCAACCGTACGACGGATGAAAAGAAGTTCTTTTCTATTCCTCGCGGTGATGATAACATCAGCAGACGGAAGATATGGCTCCACAGAATCGGGCGCAAGGATTTCGTGCCCACTGAAAATACCCGGCTAGGCGAG GACCACTTTGATGTTGAAGAATTTGAGCCATTAATCCTACAAAGCTATGGCCAGAAGAAACTGAAGCCGTATGCCACGCCGAGCATCTTTACTCATCTGAACTATAAAACAAGCACTTTCAGTTGA